The genomic stretch CAGGATTTTGCGTAAATATATTGTTAAAATATCAGAGTTCGGTGATTATCTTAAACCGCTTATGGAAAGTACCTATTATAAAGAGCTGATGTATAATTTAAAGGGATTAAATGAATCTGAGACATCTAGTATTGAGGTATATAATCCATATTTAAATAAGCAGATTAAGATTAATGAACCAAAAGAAATCGAAAAATTGAAAAAGCTGTTTATTCAAGAAATAATGAATATGAGTTATCAAGATCAGATGGATGCAAGAAAACAGGAAGAGTGGGCAGGTCTTCATTTTATTAATATTGAAAATAGAAATAATAATTATTATGGAAGCTGGGAAAAATCATTTGCGGAGCTTGAAGCATGGCTGGAGAAAAAAGGGTATGCCGATCAAGTGCGCATGACTCCATCGGATATCTCTTCTATGACCATTACACGTAATATTAATAATACTGGCTTTGTGCTAGAACGGAACGCTAACAATCCTGCACTGGATTATTACGCTTATATGGCTAAACTTGCAGGTGAAACTCGGGTAACGGAGGATATGGATAAGGAGAATATCATTCTGAATCAGCAGTATTTTGATGTGTACGTAGACAAAAGTAGGGAGGATACTCCTTACCTCGTAAAAGTGACTCTTAATAACAAAGAGGTCGTCATCTGGTCGCTGGAGGATTTTCCTGAGGGATTACAGTAAAAAGAAACATGGAAAATATCGCTGAAATAAAAAAGAAAAATAGTTAAAAAAGGGTTAAACAGAGCTAGATTAGCTTGACGGTTAGAGAGAGAATACAGTATATATAAAAGGACAGAAAAATTAAACAGGAACGGCATATTTGGGAAGAACCCGTAAGAGAAGGCGAATCAGCCTCTTCTTGCGGGTTTTTTTGCGTTTATGGTGATCCGGAAAGAGGTAATCAAGTGACAAAAGAAAAGGTATGCAGCAGGCAGAAGGAACAAGTGAGTATGCTCTTGGAACGAAATAGCAACAACACGAGGGACAGAAAAAGCAGGTTACGATCAATATGTAAAAAAGGAGTGATCTCCTTGTTCGCTGGGATTTTGCTCATGACGATGACGGTGATGCCGTCTGTAGAAGCAGCTGGTTTTGAACTTTCGATTACCGGTAAGAAGATGCTCGCACAAACAAAAACTTCGTCAGCGACTTCGATCGCCCAGGCTTTGGCGAAGCAAGAAGCCAATCTTGTTAGTCTTCAGCAAAAAGATACTACGCTTTCACAGCAGACCTCAGCTATCTATTATGAGAACAAAGAAGCGGAAGCTAGACTGCGTACTCAGTTAAAGCAGCATCAGGCAGACAAAATCGCGACACTTAATCAAGATGTGACGAGTACCAAGAAACGATATGAACCGCTGTTCACCTTATACTCTTCACTCACCAAAGAGCTGGCTCTCGCTCGAAAAATAAAAAACAAGGAACTGACTGCTGCCGTAAAAGCACAAGTGGATACGACAAAAGTAGCGGTTACCTTGGCAAAAGAAGATATTCGAAGAAAGCAGGCCAAGCTTAGCGCGGCAAAGAAAACCCGTGATGAAGCGGTCAAAAAGGTGAAAAACTCACTCGCTCAACAAGACCCCGTAAAAGTGCAGATCAAATCTACGAAAAGCAATATGAGTGCGGCGAAAAAACGATTCACCGCAGAAATGAAAAACTTCAATGTCATTGTGAAGAAGAAAGAAGGCGCAGAAGTGCTCGCCTCGCTAACAAAGCTCGCAACGATTGCGGGGGAGATTGTTGCCCAGAAAGAGAGCATCATCAGCCTGGAAATGAAGGTCAAACAAATTATAGCTGGAGCAGGCAAACAGTTGATCTAGAAGCATGACAAGGTACGATGTGTTTCTATAAAAGGAAGATAGCCAGAACAAGATTTGTTCTGGCTGTCTTTTTTCGTTTATTTGGTTAAAAGAGGGGATGATTCCTTATGTTTAAGTAACTGATTTATGATACGGCTCTACAGATCTTTATGCTCATCAAACCAGCGAACAATATGATTCAGACGTTTTACCCGAAGTCCAGGATGACCGCCGCGCGATAAGTCATGGTTTGCTTTAGGAAAACGAATAAACTGTGTTTTCTTGCCCAAACGTTTCAAGGCATTAAACAGCTGCTCTGCTTGCTCAATCGGGCAGCGAAGATCCTCCTCGCCGTGTAAAATAAGGAGCGGCGTCTCTATTTTATGAACATATGCTAACGGAGAGTGTTTCCATAGCAGTTCTGTATTCTCCCATACATTTCCGCCAATTTGATCTTCTGTGAAGAAGAAACCAATGTCACTTACCCCATAGAATGAAATCCAGTTGGAGATGGAACGCTGCGTTACCGCTGCCTTAAAGCGATTCGTATGACCAACAATCCAGTTTGTCATAAAACCGCCGTAACTTCCACCTGTAACGAGCAGTCTTTCTTCATCAATATAATCATAATGTGCTACCGCATAATCGGTGAATTCCATTAAATCTTGATAGTCTCTTCCTCCATAATCGCCTCGTACACTGCTCACGAATTCTTGGCTATATCCATGCCCGCCGCGCGGATTGGTGTAGATTACCGCATATCCTCTTGCCACGAGCAACTGAAATTCATGTAAAAAGGTGTATCCATACATGGCATGCGGCCCACCATGAATTTCAAGCACGGTCGGGATTTTGTCTCCTTTTTTCGTACCTGCCGGTTTCATAATCCATCCTTGAAGTAAGGCGCCATCCGAAGCTTCCATTTGGAACTCTTCAGGAGTCGCAATGATCAGCTCGTTTAGCAATTCTTCATTATGCTGTGTAAGCCGGTTCTCTTGACCTGTCTCGGAATCGAGTTCATATAAATCGCCAGGGTGAGTGAGGTCAGCTGCTGCGAGGACGAAATGACCGCCCTTCAACAATTCGAATTGATAGATATCTCGCTTACCGTGCGATATCCATTCATATCCTTCGCCGTTTACGGCAATCTTTGCAAGATGGACACCGCCTTCTTGTGTAACAAGAGCATAAAGATAATGACCGTCTTCACTAAATACTGGGCCATTGGATCGAATACCGGAACGCATATCAGATACCATGGAGTTTGTTAGCTGGATATCATACGATTTGGTTAGCGGTTTCCAGGCTGCATCTTCATCTAAAGATCGGATATACAGTCCAGCATGAGTGGCATTGAGGTGGGAATGATCACTCCCAAACACGGCTAAAGAATGTCCATCCGGAGAGAAACAAACCGAATAAATGGTTGTACTTGACGATGTGTATTTACGGCGATTTTCTCCGCTATTTGTTATGACATAGACGTCGTTCATGAGACTTAGATCGAGATCTTCTTGGCTATGTTCTTCCGCTATACTCGATGTGAATGCAATCTGACTTCCATCTGGTGACCAGCAAAAATCGCCAATATCGTAATCACCCGTTGTTAGCTGAGCTGCGTCCGTATTTCCAAGTGTATGTACAAACAAGTGAGATCTGCGGCCATTCCAACGTCCCCCGCCGTCTGCTTTGTATCGCAAGCGATCTATAATTTCTTCTTCCAGCGGTTTAGGAGGGGAGGTCTTTGATGTATTACTAACATCTTGTTCTATATAAGACTCTTCTTTCTCGGAAGGAACTTGGCTGCGGTACAGCAGCTGCGAACTGTCCGGTGACCATTGATATCCGCTGACCCCATGTCTCGCCGAGGTAACAACCTGCGCTTCTCCTCCATTTACAGCGATTGTCCAAATTTGACGTTGCCCTTCTTTGTTACGTAAAAAGGCCAGCTTGCTTCCATCAGGGGACCATAGAGGTGTGCTGTCTTGTTCTCCGCTAGTAAAAGGGATATCTACGTTGCTGTTCCGTTCAAGTATACGGATATGAGAGTGATAACCATCTCGGTCCGGATTAACCTTTTTAGATACATAAGCAATGCGTTCCCCATTTGGGGATACAGATGGATCACTGGTCCAGGCTAGGCGGTACAGATCTTCGGCAGTAATGACACGTTTTTCACTCATGCATTCGTCCTCCATTTACTTATGTAAGTTTCTCTACAGGGGGGCTGTGACAATTTTAAAAAAAGCATAAACATTCTATTTCCATATAAATGGATATCTTCCTATTTTATACTAGTTACTTCTTACTTCACAACTTTATATATAGAGGAATGCGTATTGGTAGAGACGATTTGCAGAGTTTGTATTATATCTATTTAATACAATGCCAAAAAATATAAATCCTTAGAGGCACATCGAGAACAAGAAGCAATTCAGTGGATGAATGTGTGTACAAAGGTTTTTTCGTAAAAGAGAACGAGGATAAATCATAATAAAAAGCGTCTCCTAACCTAACAGGTTTGGTATTATCCCCTCATGGTAGACAGTGAAAAAAGAGAACATGTTACAATGAACTCAAACACTGGAAAACCGGAGGGGATTTTTGTTATGTCAGCGAAGAAAGGTCAAACTTTTAATCGATATAGTGAAGAAACGAAGAAAGAGGCTGTCCGTTTGCGAGTAGAAGAAGGGTGGACGTACAGTCGAATCATGGAGAAGTTTGGAATCAAAAGTGAGAGCCAGATTATCACATGGGTTCGTAAATGCCAAAATGGTGAGGGGTTTGAGGATTACCGGGGACGTTGGGCGAAGAAGCATTTTAGTAGTGCGGAAGAAGAAAATGCATATCTGAAAGCGCAGGTAGAATATCTAAAAAAGCTAAATCCAAACTTGCACGGGGAGGGAAGCTGGATTTCGAAGCCCGGTGCCAGTCCATTCGAGAAATAAGCAAAGTGGCTCCCGTAGTTTGGCTATGTAGAATCGCTGAAATATCACGTGCAGGCTACTATAAATGGAAGAAGAATTTAGTTCATCGAGAGAAACGAGCAAATCGTGATGCAGATCTAAAGGCACACATCTTGAGCATTCATCGAATTCGTCCGTATTTCGGTTACAAGCGAATGCGTACTGCTTTAGGAAAAGAAGGCTTCGTTGTGAATCACAAGAAGGTCCGTCGCTTAATGAGAGAACTTCAGATTCGTTCTGTTATTCGCAAGAAACGTCCGTTTTGTGGCCGCAAACCATCGGCCTTGTTCCCTAATGTCTTAAATCGGGAATTCTCTGCGACTGCTCCTGTGCAGAAGCTTGTGACAGATATTACATATGTCCGGATTGGGCATGAATTTGCTTATCTCTCGGCTGTAATGGATTTATATAACAACGAAATAGTAGCCTGGGAACTCTCCGAGCGCAATGACCTAAAACTCGTTATGGACACTGTGCAGCAACTAAAAGATGGACCCTCTTTGCTCCATTCGGACCAAGGGTTTCAGTATACCTCGAAAAGCTATGCTAAGTTGCTTGAAGAGAAGCAGTTGACAGGGAGTCATTCCCGACGTGGAAACTGCTATGACAATGCTTGTATCGAGTCGTTCTTTTCCCACTTAAAGACGGAAAAGCTGTATTTGGAAAAGCCTAATAATCTGGAACAAGCAAGAAGCCAAATTACGGAGTATATTTCATTTTACAATAAGGAACGTTTCCAAAACAAACTCGGCGACCTCTCCCCAATCGAATTCCGGGAAAAAGTCGCCGCGTAAATGGAAAATCCTCTTTTTTTAATGTCTACTTGACGGGGCTATGACCAGTTGGAAGACGCTTTTTACTATGAAATGCTCAAGCTTTTTTATTAGCTGCAGTGAGTAAGAACATACCTGTAATTAAGGACAGCACAATGGCGGGAACGAGACTGTACAGGAGTTCTTGCTTTTGAAACTCATAATACAAGAAACCATTGAATATGAGCGTACCTACACATAGAATACATATCCATTTTGCGAATTGATACATGGTTAGCAATTTCATCAGCTTAGCTCCTTTAGATCAAATCTGAGACAGGAAACCACAGTTGACTAGATCCTTAATTAGTATAGCATTTTACTGTAAAATTTATCCATAAAACGCATTACAAATATAGTACACTATGTGTCTGTAGATGTTCAAGGAATTATTGTATGTCGTTCAACGAACTTATGATGGTATGGAAGCGAGAAGGTGGTTAGAAGTAATCCACTGCAGCACTCGAAAAAAAATTAAATCGTTACGCTAATCGCACGCTCCGTAAGTTTTCTTTTCACCACAGGCATCAGCAGTTCCCCTGTAATCTCTGCCTCCTCCAGATGAGGGTATCCCGACAGAATGAAGGAACTTACACCTGCATCAACAAACTCGATCAGACGGTCAGACACTTGTTCAGGTGTACCTACGAAAGCAACTGCTCCGCCGCCGCGTACCGCTGATAGTCCGGACCAGAGGTTAGGTCCGATGATATAATCCTGATCCTTTGACTGTTCATACAGATCCATTTGGCGTTTTTGATTGGTAGCGTCTGTTTTGGCATGTCGTTTTTCTTGATCCTTTAATTGATTGGGTTCAACTTTACTAAGAATGTTCCACGCTGCTTTCCAAGCCTCTTCTTCCGTTTCACGGACAACAACTTGAGCACGAATACCGTAGCGGAGTGTACGAGAAACACCCGTTCTTTCTTTCAGATCTTTAAGATGCTGCTTCATCTCTGCCATCTGCTCTTGAATCCATTCGAGAGGTTCGCCCCACATCAGGTACACGTCTGCACTTTCAGCAGCCACCTTTTTTCCGGCAACAGAACTTCCGCCAAAATACAGAGGAGGATGCGGATCCTGGAGAGCAGCTGGCTTACTTACGCCGCCCTCAACTTGATAATGTTGTCCTTCATAATTAAATCCACTGGCTGAACCATCTTCTCCCCAAACCCCTTTAACTACATCTAAAAATTCTTTCGTGCGCTCATATCGTTCATCATGACTGCCGTGCAGCGGATCTCCCGTGGCTTTAAGATCTGCCGGATAATGCCCAGTGACTACATTAATGAGAGCTCTGCCGCCCGACATTTGATCCAGTGTCGATGCCATACGTGCGGCAAGTACCGGAGAGATAAGCCCAGGTCTCATTGCAATGAGCGGTTTCAGCTTTGTCGTATGTGCCGCCACCCAAGAACCTACAATCCATCCATCCCAGCAATCGCCGCCAGCGGGAATAAGGGTGAACTCATAACCTGCTTTCTCTGCTGCCTTTGCCACCTGAATAAAATATTCTGGGGAAGGCTCTCTTTCTAGCGTTGTTCCAATATATCTGCCATCTCCATTCGTAGGAATAAACCAGCCAAACTCTACAGACTTTGTCTCACTCATAATTATAATCTCCTCTGTTTGATAGTGATGTTCTCTATGGGAAATGCATTTTTTTAAGAAAGACTTCTCTTATTCAGATTTCATCCGTATGATGAATTTAGTAATGTCAACTAAGTAGGTAGGAATAGTATAATAATGATAATAACAATGTTGTACAGTCGAAACCATAGCAATTGAGGGGGAGTTAAATTTATCATTTTGTGGTATGGGGAGGGATACAATGTTTCAAAATATGAAAGATGATTATCATGAATTTTTGGAAATCCATTTCTTTAATCCCTCGGTTTATGAGAAGGCAAGCGCAGCTTGGCCCATTCGTCTTGGAGCCAATCAGGCAAAGCCTGGATACCATATTGGACCGCGCGTCACACCTTACTACTATTTAATAATGGTACTGGAGGGGGAAGGTACCTTTATTCAGAATGGGGTAATCTATCCGCTCCAGCCCGGAGATCTTTTTTGCTTGTTTCCTCAGGTGACCCATGAATATTACACGTCTGAAGCGAGTGCTCTGCATAAAATGTTTTTTGCTTTTGACGGTAAGCAGGCCTTGTCCCTTCTGGAGAGAACGGGGCTGAGTCCGGCAAGACCTCACCGCAGCAAAGGTGTACGAGAAGAAACCGTTCATGTGATGGAAGAATGGTTCCAGTCCTGTTACAACGAACAAAAAGATTACTCAGATCTAGAAAGATTGACATTCTTATTGCGGGTATTTGCTACTCTAACGGTGCCAAGGTCAGTAACCCCGGATGTTATTCGAGAACCTTCCTGGGTACAAAAAGGAAAAGAATATCTTGAAATTCACTACGCCGGTGGCATCACAATCAAAAGTGTAGCTGATTATGTCGGAGTAGAACGTACCCATTTTACAAAAATATTTCATAAAACTTACGGCATTTCGCCAATGAAATACATGCAGCAGCTGCGGATGAATGAAGCAGAATCCTTGTTAATCCATAGCTCTTATAAGCTTGGAGAGATTGCTCAGTCCGTGGGTTATCCGGATCTGTTTTCTTTCTCAAAGGCATTCAAGAACTATGCCGGTATTTCTCCTGCACGGTACCGTCAGCAAGCAGAGCAAGGATGTGTCCATTCAGATTAGGTAACAGATTAGGTAAGTAACAAATACAAGTAAGGGATGGAAATTAGATAAACAAAAGGACAAGTGACAGATCGTTTTCTTAGCTTGTCCTTTTGTGCATTTGTGTGTATTGATTTTATTATCCTTTCAATGAACCCGCCGTTATTCCCGATATGAAGAAGCGCTGCAAGAACAAGAACATAAACAGCATAGGCAGGGAGATGATCACTACGCCTGTGAGCAGTCCCGGATAATTGGTGGAATACTCTCCTTGGAACTGAAGGAGTGCCAGCGGGAGTGTCATTTTTGATTTGTCTGTTATGAGTAGCAGCGGGAACAGCAGGTCATTCCATACCGATACGAATAAAAAAGTAGCCGTTGCAGCGAGGTAAGGTACAGCCAGCGGGATGGCGATCTGCATATACATTCTTCCTTCGCCTGCCCCATCGATACTCGCAGATTCAAATACTTCTCTTGGCAGAGATTTCATGAACCCGCTAATCATAAATACGGACAATGGCATGAACAGCGAAATCGTGACAAGAATAAGTCCTGTCCGGCTATTCGTAAGTCCCATATCTCTGAGAAAAGAGTAAATCGGAATCATATTCACTTGAGAAGGAACCATGAGACCTACCACAAATAGAACCAGGATCGCTTTTGCAAATTTATTAGACAGACGGTACAGTCCGAAGGAAATCAAGCTGGCTAAGATGAGCAGCAAAAGTACTGCCGTAAATGAAACGATGATACTGTTGCTGAAATAGGCAATCATCGGCTGGTCAACAAACAAGTTACGATAGTTTTCTAGCGAGAAGGAGGAAGGCAGGCCAAGTGGATTCATATAGAATTGCTGCTGGTTTTTCATCGTTGCCGCAGCAACCATCAGAAGTGGAAGCAAAATAATGATTGCATACATAAGAAGAAGCAGCTTACGGAGTATGCGTGAGA from Paenibacillus polygoni encodes the following:
- a CDS encoding S9 family peptidase, whose amino-acid sequence is MSEKRVITAEDLYRLAWTSDPSVSPNGERIAYVSKKVNPDRDGYHSHIRILERNSNVDIPFTSGEQDSTPLWSPDGSKLAFLRNKEGQRQIWTIAVNGGEAQVVTSARHGVSGYQWSPDSSQLLYRSQVPSEKEESYIEQDVSNTSKTSPPKPLEEEIIDRLRYKADGGGRWNGRRSHLFVHTLGNTDAAQLTTGDYDIGDFCWSPDGSQIAFTSSIAEEHSQEDLDLSLMNDVYVITNSGENRRKYTSSSTTIYSVCFSPDGHSLAVFGSDHSHLNATHAGLYIRSLDEDAAWKPLTKSYDIQLTNSMVSDMRSGIRSNGPVFSEDGHYLYALVTQEGGVHLAKIAVNGEGYEWISHGKRDIYQFELLKGGHFVLAAADLTHPGDLYELDSETGQENRLTQHNEELLNELIIATPEEFQMEASDGALLQGWIMKPAGTKKGDKIPTVLEIHGGPHAMYGYTFLHEFQLLVARGYAVIYTNPRGGHGYSQEFVSSVRGDYGGRDYQDLMEFTDYAVAHYDYIDEERLLVTGGSYGGFMTNWIVGHTNRFKAAVTQRSISNWISFYGVSDIGFFFTEDQIGGNVWENTELLWKHSPLAYVHKIETPLLILHGEEDLRCPIEQAEQLFNALKRLGKKTQFIRFPKANHDLSRGGHPGLRVKRLNHIVRWFDEHKDL
- a CDS encoding LLM class flavin-dependent oxidoreductase, coding for MSETKSVEFGWFIPTNGDGRYIGTTLEREPSPEYFIQVAKAAEKAGYEFTLIPAGGDCWDGWIVGSWVAAHTTKLKPLIAMRPGLISPVLAARMASTLDQMSGGRALINVVTGHYPADLKATGDPLHGSHDERYERTKEFLDVVKGVWGEDGSASGFNYEGQHYQVEGGVSKPAALQDPHPPLYFGGSSVAGKKVAAESADVYLMWGEPLEWIQEQMAEMKQHLKDLKERTGVSRTLRYGIRAQVVVRETEEEAWKAAWNILSKVEPNQLKDQEKRHAKTDATNQKRQMDLYEQSKDQDYIIGPNLWSGLSAVRGGGAVAFVGTPEQVSDRLIEFVDAGVSSFILSGYPHLEEAEITGELLMPVVKRKLTERAISVTI
- a CDS encoding AraC family transcriptional regulator, with translation MFQNMKDDYHEFLEIHFFNPSVYEKASAAWPIRLGANQAKPGYHIGPRVTPYYYLIMVLEGEGTFIQNGVIYPLQPGDLFCLFPQVTHEYYTSEASALHKMFFAFDGKQALSLLERTGLSPARPHRSKGVREETVHVMEEWFQSCYNEQKDYSDLERLTFLLRVFATLTVPRSVTPDVIREPSWVQKGKEYLEIHYAGGITIKSVADYVGVERTHFTKIFHKTYGISPMKYMQQLRMNEAESLLIHSSYKLGEIAQSVGYPDLFSFSKAFKNYAGISPARYRQQAEQGCVHSD
- a CDS encoding carbohydrate ABC transporter permease, with the translated sequence MVSRILRKLLLLMYAIIILLPLLMVAAATMKNQQQFYMNPLGLPSSFSLENYRNLFVDQPMIAYFSNSIIVSFTAVLLLLILASLISFGLYRLSNKFAKAILVLFVVGLMVPSQVNMIPIYSFLRDMGLTNSRTGLILVTISLFMPLSVFMISGFMKSLPREVFESASIDGAGEGRMYMQIAIPLAVPYLAATATFLFVSVWNDLLFPLLLITDKSKMTLPLALLQFQGEYSTNYPGLLTGVVIISLPMLFMFLFLQRFFISGITAGSLKG
- a CDS encoding IS3 family transposase (programmed frameshift), whose product is MSAKKGQTFNRYSEETKKEAVRLRVEEGWTYSRIMEKFGIKSESQIITWVRKCQNGEGFEDYRGRWAKKHFSSAEEENAYLKAQVEYPKKAKSKLARGGKLDFEARCQSIREISKVAPVVWLCRIAEISRAGYYKWKKNLVHREKRANRDADLKAHILSIHRIRPYFGYKRMRTALGKEGFVVNHKKVRRLMRELQIRSVIRKKRPFCGRKPSALFPNVLNREFSATAPVQKLVTDITYVRIGHEFAYLSAVMDLYNNEIVAWELSERNDLKLVMDTVQQLKDGPSLLHSDQGFQYTSKSYAKLLEEKQLTGSHSRRGNCYDNACIESFFSHLKTEKLYLEKPNNLEQARSQITEYISFYNKERFQNKLGDLSPIEFREKVAA